The sequence below is a genomic window from Pempheris klunzingeri isolate RE-2024b chromosome 12, fPemKlu1.hap1, whole genome shotgun sequence.
AAgtggccagaaagcaagtgcgAGCAGCATAATCACCACCAAGGCATCATAATGCACATTGGATGCCTATCGGCACTATTGCCATAAAAACGCTGCATAAAGcgaaacacacaaactgcaagCACCCCTAGAACACCAAACAAAGCATTTAGGGCTGCCAAGcggagaaagaggcagaaaggcTAATAAAGACCGAGTCTACATTTACAACAAGCCCTGCATATCATCATGATAAGGTTTTATGCTTAGCCCAAGACTGAACTTTAAAACAGTTctctaaaaataacaaatagaCTCAGTAGCAGTGTTGCTTAGGAGGCAACTAGAAGCCTTAGGGCTGATGAATAATGGATACAACAACATGGAGCTAGCAGCATCTAGGAGGACGATAGCAGTGCGTCTGTTGCTATCatttgcacacatacagtactaggcagagcagcagagcacacCACTTCCACAGGACTAATATGACAGAGCCAAGAATGCCATCGGCTAAGTTGTTAAACACATGCACCATTAAATGGCTCGTATCCATGACATGCAAATGCTAACGACCCCAAGCTCCCCCAGTCAAGAGCTGACCGGCCCACTAAAGGCACCACCATGCAGGAAAGCTCATGCACGCCTGTACCTCTTTCTTCCGGTTCTTGAGCATGTTTTGGAACTTTGAGAGCTCCTTGTCTTGATCTGCTTTAATGCGTTTGGCTTCGTCTCGGAGCCGGCTGGTGTGATCCTGTTCCAGTCGCTCAATagtctgcttctgcttcttctcgAGGTTCTCCACTTCTTGGTCATACTGACGCTTCTTAGCCTGCACAGACAGAATCAACAGACACGGGCATCAACCTCACAAGGTGATCATAgctgtttgactgacagtgtCATAAGATTAATATAGATAAGAGGTTTATTTCAGGCTTTTATTGCTTGCTTTCAGATGATAAGACAGACTCAAATTAAACTTTCTAATACTGTGACCATTATTGATTAAAACAAGTTGTGCTTCACAGTTTCTGAGTAAATAAAAACGGACTGGTGTCTGGCTACATGCTTTATTTCGGATTTAGATCAACTTTGAGATGAAGCAGCTCGTTTCCAAGGAGTTGgccaaataaaacaacatcacactgctgcagtacaaacaaactgactcaCAGCCGTTTCCTGTTCAAAGCGCCGGTagatctgctctctctgctgctgcagcttgttgctcagctgctgctgggccctctgctcctctttctgcAGGAGGCGCAGCTCTCTCAACTCCTGCCGCCTGAGGAAACCACAGCAACAGTGTAGTCAAGGTGCAACCATTTTTATTACCATCTCAGATTTAATTGTCAATGATGTAGGATTAtacacaaaaaatgtttttcatttctgaaaTTGAACATTATAGTTTGATTCAttaatttagtcatttttttcttatgtCATTTAAGATTGATTACAATCCTATTAGTATTTAAAAGGAGACTATTATTTCCCTGCTTTGGTGGGCCTGGTCTCCTCATTTCTGAATGAGAAGATGTTAAATTGATAAATGTTAACTCTGGGTAAAACTGATACAAGGCCATGAACCCAAAACAGAGAATAGTCAGACAGACTTGTGTAAACATTCGGAGCAGCATGTCTTTAAAAGGCAACATGAGAGATGACAGTAACATAATGCAGTGTTCATCACGGAAGATAACCCATCTGGCATTTGTAAAAAGCTGTGGGAGTTGTGAAGCGAACGAGAACTATATAAGGCAGACATGTTAAATAGGCCGTGACACACATTTAGACTAACACAGAGTGAATACAGACGTACCTCAGGAACCTCATCTCTTCATTCTTGGTGTCGTTATCTGTCACTATTTTTGATGTCGTCACACTGACCTCCACACCATCCACCATGAACTTTCGTGTCTTCTTCAGAGTTTTCTTTTGACGCTTTGACTCCTACAAAAGAAATATGGAGGTTTTGGGCGCTGATCAAAATAGTGTTGATAATTCAACACCTGAGGTTGTAAAGTGAGACAGATTATATTCTACCTGCATCGACACCGAGCCCCCTTCTTTGCTCTTGGACAGAAAGCTGGATATGGACAGATTGAGGTCGAGGCTGTTGCTATCAGCAGCAGAGCTGCTTCCAGAGTCTGAGTCTTTCTCCACATCCGGCTTGATCACAGCAGGGCTTCCATGCTCGATTTTGGTTTCTGAATCGGTTTCACTCTCCGGGACAGAGACGGCATCTTGGGAAGTGCTCTCATCTGCACGAGCTGCTGTCTCCTCATCTTCCTTTACAGAGGCATCTTTAGATGGGACCACTTGTTCAGAATCCTCGGTGGCGTCTTTGGCTTCATCACTGACTCCATTTGTGGATTCAGGCAGTGCCTGTTCCTGCAGTTCCTCTATGGGGTGACTGTCTTGTTCAggctgctctgcctcctgagGGGCCTTATCCTCGGGCCTCTCCTCTGGCTGACTGTCTATGGCCTCCTTCTCCAGCAAAACCTCAGTTGAAGACTCGTCcgactttgtgtctgtgtctccatttatgtttgtgtccatTACTTTTGATTCTATattctctgtgtctgtatttacaTCTGTGCCATCAGCTGTGTCTTCTATTTTGTCCTCTGTTGCTTTATGTTGAGGTATCTCTTCATCTGGTTGtttgctttcttcttctgcctgtGCCACTTCTCCAGATATGGATTCTGCTTCTTCTGGTGTATCTTCAGGTTGGTCATGTGATTCTCTGGATTCTTCTGTAACAGTTTTCTCTTCCTCTACTTCCACCTCCTTGggttctctttcttcctcttctattACTTGGGTAGGTTCATCCTCCGCTTTCACTTCTTGGATtgtctcctgttcctcctctggtTCTCTACCATCTGTAACAAGTTCTTCGGTATCTGCTGCATCAACAGGTTCTTCTGGCTGTAATTCAACAGGCTCAGCAGGAATCTCTTCACTTTGACCATCTTCAGGTTTAGGCTCTGTAGGATCTTGTGAGATAAAGTCTTTGGTAGGCTCTATTAGCCTAGAGGCCAGGTCTTCATTACTGGCATCAGACACTTCATtgagtttctcctcctctgtcttgtcTACCTCACTTGTTCCAAGTCCTTCATCTGAGAGCTTATCACTTGTCCGGTCCTCAGCAGGCTCgacctctgtcttttctgtaACTAATTCCAGTGTGGATGGAGTTGGCGGGACTTTGTCATCCTCTGAGCTGGCCACGCTGGCATCTGATGGCGCTCGCTTGTGCCCAGGAACGGCCTGAGCCAACAGttagaaaaacatgaaaatcacaaTATGTCGTCACTGAGTGATAGAAGACTATTATGCTTGCTATATACATACACCAAGAAAACTACATACCACAGGTGTATCAggcacttcctcctcctcatcatctttGCTGTCCTCAAGCTCCTCTGTGACTTCAGCTTTGGCCTCGGCAATGAGCTCTCTGAGGGGTTTGCTATCAGTCACACTGGTGACAAAAGGATGCTACATACATGGACAGAAACACGAAACatcaacatgaaataaaaatctttatTCTTCACAAACTATCAGGCTGAATCAAATAGAGCAAACTGCAAAACGGACACATTGTACACAGGTGGCTGTGTACTGTGAGATAACAGTAGGGAGTGTATGGAGTGGGGCAGCTCACCTGTAGAAGCTGTACTGAGCTCCACCTATTGTCCACATTCTTATCAAGTGCTTTCCGCAGAAAGTCGTTGAATTCTGGAGAcctataaagaataaataaaaacagaatcagCTGGCCATACAGCAGTGTATGTCTCCTGGGCTCCTGTGGATATTCAGTTACGCATTAACAATTAACCAAGCTTTCACACATTAAACAGTCAACATTTCCTTATCTCCAATCCGGAAACATTCCAGTGCCACCTCTCTATTTATCACCAGCGCACCATCTCACCAGCGAGAGGGATGCATGAGTGTGGGCGGCTCGGACTTGgctattttcagcagcactcTCATGGGATTCATCTCGTGGTTGGGTGGCTCAATCTGTGCCAGCTCTATGAGGGTCACCCCGAGGGACCAGATGTCGGCCTTGTAGTCGTACGGGCGGTCCTTGGAAGTTTCGCACATTACCACCTCTGGGGCCATCCTGCAAAATTAGATGTCAGTTGGTTTGTAATTAGCAAATTCTGGACGGCAAGCGAATGTGTGCATTCAGGCCTGTTGCATCAGACATCTCTTTCTCATCCCTAAAGGTCAACTCTCCTTCATTTTCAAGGGGAAGAAgacaatagtgtgtgtgtgtgtgtgcattttggCCGGGAATTTGAAAGATAGCAAGCCTATTCAGCATTTAAAGCTGAGGTCATCCAGCACTCAAGTACATCTAATTGCTGAATGAGGCTTTTTCCGTTATACCACATTTCATGACCACTTTTGTCCCACCGCATAGAAAAATACCCCCATCACCCCTGGCTGTAGGACACTCTAAGACAATTATCAGATAGAGATGGGTATGCAGTCTGGATGACTCACCAATATGGAGTGCCGATGAAAGAATCTCTTCTCTGTAACGTCTTGGTATTTTTAGCAGACACCCCAAAATCAGCTGAAagtacaaatgaaaaatgattctTTTCATCTGTGAATCAAACTAAACTGTATAGTGACACTTTTCGTGTTACACAGTGAATCCATTGGAATAGAAAATTCATAATAAATGCTACATCACATTTCTACTAGAACAGTTATagcacatttttttcttaaatatccTGCTTCAAGCTGTAAAATATGAACCCCATAAGTAGCAGAAAAGCCTCAGTCTCCCCTTCATAATGCACTTAGTGTGTCATTCCAGCAGTTCTGCTACCTGTGCAGCTAT
It includes:
- the slka gene encoding STE20-like serine/threonine-protein kinase isoform X1, encoding MSFFNFRKIFKLGPDKKKKQYEHVHRDVNPEEIWEIIGELGDGAFGKVFKAQNKQNGTLAAAKVIDTKTEDELEDYMVEIDILASCNHHYIVKLLDAFYFEGKLWILIEFCAGGAVDAIMLELERPLTEPQIRVVCKQTLEALIYLHDSKVIHRDLKAGNILLSLDGDVKLADFGVSAKNTKTLQRRDSFIGTPYWMAPEVVMCETSKDRPYDYKADIWSLGVTLIELAQIEPPNHEMNPMRVLLKIAKSEPPTLMHPSRWSPEFNDFLRKALDKNVDNRWSSVQLLQHPFVTSVTDSKPLRELIAEAKAEVTEELEDSKDDEEEEVPDTPVAVPGHKRAPSDASVASSEDDKVPPTPSTLELVTEKTEVEPAEDRTSDKLSDEGLGTSEVDKTEEEKLNEVSDASNEDLASRLIEPTKDFISQDPTEPKPEDGQSEEIPAEPVELQPEEPVDAADTEELVTDGREPEEEQETIQEVKAEDEPTQVIEEEEREPKEVEVEEEKTVTEESRESHDQPEDTPEEAESISGEVAQAEEESKQPDEEIPQHKATEDKIEDTADGTDVNTDTENIESKVMDTNINGDTDTKSDESSTEVLLEKEAIDSQPEERPEDKAPQEAEQPEQDSHPIEELQEQALPESTNGVSDEAKDATEDSEQVVPSKDASVKEDEETAARADESTSQDAVSVPESETDSETKIEHGSPAVIKPDVEKDSDSGSSSAADSNSLDLNLSISSFLSKSKEGGSVSMQESKRQKKTLKKTRKFMVDGVEVSVTTSKIVTDNDTKNEEMRFLRRQELRELRLLQKEEQRAQQQLSNKLQQQREQIYRRFEQETAAKKRQYDQEVENLEKKQKQTIERLEQDHTSRLRDEAKRIKADQDKELSKFQNMLKNRKKEAKQEVGQSPKHMRKELMKRIKEDLSLLKTAEEQEFLQKQQQELDGALKKIIQQHKLEIATIERDCLNHKQQLMRAREAAMWELEERHLQEKHQQLKQQLKDQYFLQRHQLLKRHEKEMEQMQRYNQRLIEEMKNKQTQERVRLPKIQRSEAKTRMAMYKRSLRITATAAVTPEQERERIKQFAGQEEKRQKNERLHQHQKHENQMRDLQLQCDSNIRELQQLQNEKCHLLIEHETQKLKELDEEHSQEIKEWREKLRPRKKALEEEFTRKLQEQEVFFKMSGESECLNPTTQSRVSKFYPIPNLHNSGL
- the slka gene encoding STE20-like serine/threonine-protein kinase isoform X2; the protein is MSFFNFRKIFKLGPDKKKKQYEHVHRDVNPEEIWEIIGELGDGAFGKVFKAQNKQNGTLAAAKVIDTKTEDELEDYMVEIDILASCNHHYIVKLLDAFYFEGKLWILIEFCAGGAVDAIMLELERPLTEPQIRVVCKQTLEALIYLHDSKVIHRDLKAGNILLSLDGDVKLADFGVSAKNTKTLQRRDSFIGTPYWMAPEVVMCETSKDRPYDYKADIWSLGVTLIELAQIEPPNHEMNPMRVLLKIAKSEPPTLMHPSRWSPEFNDFLRKALDKNVDNRWSSVQLLQHPFVTSVTDSKPLRELIAEAKAEVTEELEDSKDDEEEEVPDTPVAVPGHKRAPSDASVASSEDDKVPPTPSTLELVTEKTEVEPAEDRTSDKLSDEGLGTSEVDKTEEEKLNEVSDASNEDLASRLIEPTKDFISQDPTEPKPEDGQSEEIPAEPVELQPEEPVDAADTEELVTDGREPEEEQETIQEVKAEDEPTQVIEEEEREPKEVEVEEEKTVTEESRESHDQPEDTPEEAESISGEVAQAEEESKQPDEEIPQHKATEDKIEDTADGTDVNTDTENIESKVMDTNINGDTDTKSDESSTEVLLEKEAIDSQPEERPEDKAPQEAEQPEQDSHPIEELQEQALPESTNGVSDEAKDATEDSEQVVPSKDASVKEDEETAARADESTSQDAVSVPESETDSETKIEHGSPAVIKPDVEKDSDSGSSSAADSNSLDLNLSISSFLSKSKEGGSVSMQESKRQKKTLKKTRKFMVDGVEVSVTTSKIVTDNDTKNEEMRFLRRQELRELRLLQKEEQRAQQQLSNKLQQQREQIYRRFEQETAAKKRQYDQEVENLEKKQKQTIERLEQDHTSRLRDEAKRIKADQDKELSKFQNMLKNRKKEEQEFLQKQQQELDGALKKIIQQHKLEIATIERDCLNHKQQLMRAREAAMWELEERHLQEKHQQLKQQLKDQYFLQRHQLLKRHEKEMEQMQRYNQRLIEEMKNKQTQERVRLPKIQRSEAKTRMAMYKRSLRITATAAVTPEQERERIKQFAGQEEKRQKNERLHQHQKHENQMRDLQLQCDSNIRELQQLQNEKCHLLIEHETQKLKELDEEHSQEIKEWREKLRPRKKALEEEFTRKLQEQEVFFKMSGESECLNPTTQSRVSKFYPIPNLHNSGL